The proteins below come from a single Mucilaginibacter mali genomic window:
- a CDS encoding CPBP family glutamic-type intramembrane protease: protein MLKEIFAIGNYPNLNSNARWDEKLLSVFKMYGIIVLAMIAFGPLWLLADKLVTDVFHHKSFASHYREVFQQMYQKLGLTTAIIFICIIGPLFEEVIFRLPLSFKRRQVFIAIAIAIFYLAGAFFKPRVLMLKIVIEIVLAILVLVTGFKFIPDTPLNISQKHRQQLVVLSVCVFGLMHISNYRPLDWPLIWLYPLFVIPQLLIGWGITYVRFKHGFVWGIALHCLVNSISTLLSLLVKH, encoded by the coding sequence ATGCTAAAAGAAATATTCGCTATCGGTAATTATCCTAACCTTAACAGTAATGCGCGCTGGGATGAAAAGCTGCTGTCTGTTTTCAAGATGTACGGGATCATTGTGCTGGCTATGATCGCTTTTGGCCCGCTATGGCTACTGGCTGATAAACTGGTGACGGACGTTTTTCACCACAAAAGTTTCGCTTCGCATTACCGGGAGGTATTTCAGCAGATGTATCAAAAGCTTGGCCTTACTACGGCTATTATATTTATATGCATAATAGGGCCGTTGTTTGAAGAGGTGATCTTCCGTTTGCCCTTATCGTTTAAAAGGCGACAGGTATTCATTGCTATTGCCATAGCCATATTTTATTTAGCCGGCGCGTTTTTTAAACCCAGGGTACTGATGCTGAAAATTGTTATTGAAATAGTTCTTGCCATCCTGGTACTTGTTACAGGCTTTAAGTTTATCCCCGATACTCCCCTAAATATATCACAAAAACACCGGCAGCAATTAGTGGTTTTGTCTGTTTGTGTGTTTGGCCTTATGCATATTAGTAACTACAGGCCTTTAGACTGGCCGCTGATATGGCTGTACCCTCTATTTGTTATCCCGCAATTGCTGATAGGATGGGGGATAACCTACGTTCGCTTTAAACATGGCTTTGTATGGGGCATAGCGCTGCATTGTTTGGTTAACAGTATATCAACCTTACTGAGTTTGCTGGTGAAGCATTAG
- the ubiE gene encoding bifunctional demethylmenaquinone methyltransferase/2-methoxy-6-polyprenyl-1,4-benzoquinol methylase UbiE — MSKTVTPYQHNDATKKEQVADMFNNIAKTYDFLNHFLSLGIDVIWRKMAINELKKDKPAHILDVATGTGDFAFEALRILKPEKITGVDISQGMLDIAKQKISKRGLDDQFQVKLGDSEKLPFTDNEFDAVTVAYGVRNFENLETGLADMFRVLKPGGKAVVLEFSKPKVFPVKQLYNFYFNYITPGIGKLFSKDARAYTYLPESVAAFPDGKNFTALMDKVGFKNTKSRPLAFGICSIYTGVK, encoded by the coding sequence ATGAGCAAAACAGTAACGCCCTATCAGCATAACGATGCCACCAAAAAAGAGCAGGTGGCCGATATGTTTAATAATATCGCCAAAACATACGATTTCCTGAACCACTTCCTGTCGCTGGGGATTGATGTGATATGGCGAAAGATGGCCATCAACGAGTTGAAAAAGGATAAGCCCGCGCATATTTTGGATGTGGCCACTGGTACCGGCGATTTTGCCTTTGAGGCCTTGCGTATCCTGAAGCCAGAGAAGATAACCGGTGTGGATATATCGCAGGGAATGCTGGATATCGCTAAACAAAAGATCAGCAAACGCGGTTTGGACGATCAGTTCCAGGTAAAGCTGGGCGATTCGGAAAAATTGCCGTTTACCGATAATGAGTTCGATGCGGTTACTGTGGCCTATGGCGTACGTAACTTCGAAAATTTAGAGACTGGTCTGGCCGATATGTTCCGTGTGCTGAAACCAGGCGGGAAGGCAGTCGTGCTGGAGTTCTCGAAGCCAAAGGTATTCCCGGTAAAGCAATTGTATAACTTCTATTTTAATTACATCACCCCGGGTATCGGTAAGCTGTTTTCTAAAGATGCCAGGGCTTATACCTATCTGCCCGAATCGGTAGCGGCTTTCCCCGATGGCAAAAACTTTACGGCTTTGATGGATAAAGTGGGTTTTAAAAATACCAAAAGCCGCCCTTTGGCGTTTGGTATCTGTTCTATTTATACGGGCGTTAAATGA
- a CDS encoding SDR family NAD(P)-dependent oxidoreductase translates to MAKIALITGATSGIGEACAHVFARERYDLILTGRRMDRLEELSAHLKEEYNVDATLLNFDVRDRDETVKNLESLPDEWKKVNVLVNNAGLSLGLEPFQQGSYDDWDTMIDTNIKGLLYVSKVVANWMIANKTGHIINLGSIAGKEVYPNGNVYCASKHAVDALNKGMRIDLLPHGIKVTAVHPGAVETEFSEVRFKGDKARAKKVYEGFEPLVAADVAETIWFAASRPAHVNINELTVMPTAQSGGANIFRK, encoded by the coding sequence ATGGCTAAAATTGCATTAATAACCGGTGCCACATCGGGCATTGGCGAAGCTTGCGCCCACGTGTTCGCCCGCGAACGTTATGATCTGATACTGACCGGCCGCCGCATGGACAGGCTGGAAGAACTATCCGCACATCTGAAAGAAGAATATAACGTAGACGCGACCCTGCTAAATTTTGACGTACGCGACCGCGATGAAACCGTTAAAAATTTGGAAAGCCTGCCCGACGAATGGAAAAAGGTAAATGTCCTGGTTAATAATGCCGGCCTTAGCCTGGGTTTAGAGCCATTTCAGCAAGGTAGCTATGATGACTGGGATACCATGATCGATACCAACATTAAAGGCCTGTTGTATGTAAGCAAGGTGGTTGCCAACTGGATGATCGCTAACAAAACCGGGCATATCATCAATCTTGGTTCGATAGCAGGCAAGGAAGTATATCCCAACGGCAACGTTTACTGCGCCAGTAAGCACGCGGTTGATGCCTTAAATAAAGGCATGCGTATCGATCTGCTGCCGCACGGCATAAAAGTAACGGCTGTACACCCCGGAGCGGTGGAAACAGAATTTTCTGAAGTGCGTTTTAAAGGCGATAAAGCCCGGGCCAAAAAGGTTTACGAGGGGTTTGAACCATTGGTAGCCGCCGATGTTGCCGAGACCATCTGGTTTGCCGCGTCGCGCCCGGCGCATGTAAATATTAACGAATTAACAGTAATGCCCACCGCGCAATCGGGCGGGGCGAATATATTTAGAAAATAG
- the porT gene encoding type IX secretion/gliding motility protein PorT/SprT, whose product MIKLRYVLICLCLFAGKNLLAQDQVVHNWASGADQNDWSWGFTFQYVRTDFKIAKKPDWRSPYYDPTTGQKLTDSLNSISSKPSSGFAIGFITRYRLTDHVEARLTPMLLFADRLLRYEYNSPSANPLLTTRDRTVEPTILEQQVQSTVVEFPLSMKLKSDRLGNFRAYLLGGLKYSMLISSKKNADNISPIDKVVRNVGGYASYEAGIGCDIYFEFFKLSPEIKISNSFKNMLVADNTPYSRPIDKLFLHTLMISLYFE is encoded by the coding sequence ATGATCAAACTTCGATATGTACTTATTTGCCTGTGCTTGTTTGCCGGTAAAAACCTGTTGGCGCAAGACCAGGTGGTGCATAACTGGGCCAGCGGCGCCGATCAGAACGATTGGAGCTGGGGCTTTACCTTTCAATACGTACGTACCGATTTTAAAATAGCCAAAAAGCCCGACTGGCGCTCGCCCTATTACGACCCGACAACCGGCCAAAAGCTAACCGACTCATTAAACAGCATCAGTTCAAAACCATCAAGTGGTTTTGCTATCGGCTTTATTACCCGCTATCGCTTAACCGATCATGTGGAGGCGCGCCTAACGCCGATGCTGCTTTTCGCCGACCGTTTGTTAAGGTACGAATATAATAGTCCATCGGCTAACCCGCTGCTGACAACAAGAGACCGTACTGTAGAACCCACTATTTTAGAACAGCAGGTACAATCTACCGTAGTAGAGTTTCCGCTGAGTATGAAACTGAAATCGGACAGACTGGGTAATTTTCGTGCTTATTTGCTGGGGGGGCTAAAATATTCAATGCTGATCAGTTCTAAAAAAAACGCTGATAATATATCGCCCATTGATAAGGTGGTAAGAAACGTAGGAGGTTATGCATCGTACGAAGCCGGTATAGGCTGCGACATCTATTTCGAATTCTTCAAATTATCGCCCGAGATAAAAATATCCAACTCCTTTAAAAATATGCTGGTGGCCGATAATACCCCATACTCGCGGCCTATTGATAAGCTGTTTCTACATACGCTTATGATCAGCTTGTACTTCGAATAA
- a CDS encoding sigma-70 family RNA polymerase sigma factor yields MRQLKITQSITNRESQSLDKYLHEIGKVDLITAEEEVILAQKIREGDQAALERLTKTNLRFVVSVAKQYQNQGLTLGDLINEGNLGLIKAAKRFDETKGFKFISYAVWWIRQSILQAIAEQSRIVRLPLNQVGSLSKISKAFSKLEQEYEREPSPEELADILETTVDKISDTLSNSGRHVSMDAPFVQGEENTLLDVLENKEPNTDSILINESLSEEIKRSLSTLTEREREIIVLFFGLGTNHPLSLEEIGEKFNLTRERVRQIKDKALQRLRHTSRSKILKSYLG; encoded by the coding sequence ATGAGACAACTCAAAATAACCCAATCCATTACCAATCGCGAGTCGCAGTCGTTAGACAAGTATCTTCACGAAATTGGTAAGGTTGACCTGATTACTGCCGAAGAAGAAGTAATTCTTGCACAAAAGATCCGCGAAGGCGACCAGGCCGCGCTGGAACGCTTAACAAAAACCAACTTACGCTTTGTTGTATCGGTAGCCAAACAATATCAAAACCAGGGCCTTACCCTTGGCGATTTGATTAACGAAGGCAATTTAGGTTTGATCAAAGCTGCCAAACGCTTCGACGAGACCAAGGGCTTCAAATTCATTTCGTATGCCGTATGGTGGATCCGTCAGTCGATACTGCAGGCTATTGCCGAGCAATCGCGTATTGTGCGTTTACCACTAAACCAGGTAGGTTCATTAAGCAAGATCAGCAAGGCATTTAGCAAGCTGGAGCAGGAATACGAGCGCGAGCCTTCGCCCGAAGAACTGGCCGACATACTGGAAACCACCGTTGATAAAATATCCGACACGCTGAGCAACTCGGGCCGCCATGTATCTATGGACGCGCCGTTTGTACAGGGCGAGGAAAATACATTATTAGATGTATTGGAGAATAAAGAGCCGAATACCGACTCGATCCTGATCAACGAATCGCTGTCTGAAGAAATTAAACGTTCGCTTTCTACTTTAACCGAGCGCGAGCGCGAAATCATTGTACTGTTTTTTGGCCTGGGTACCAACCACCCGCTATCGCTTGAAGAAATAGGCGAAAAATTTAATTTAACCCGCGAAAGGGTAAGGCAAATTAAAGACAAAGCCCTGCAGCGCTTAAGGCATACCAGCCGAAGCAAGATCCTGAAATCGTACTTAGGTTAA
- a CDS encoding DoxX family protein: MNSFDEILHEARGDNWIRRFAVFCRVSLAVGFLVAGYVKIIGERFAAGLPSNNPLGHYFDALHTTGYYYTFIGIGQIIVAILLLIPRTALLGALMYFPIIINICVLTYATRFDGTRIITLMVLANLFLLVWDYDRIKHILPFGRSATDPSVAKQPVGKRLRLIFFGGGFAIAAFVIAGTFYLFEIVPGNSEAECRNQCAGSKNPAACQAFCNCIYKQGQPLDSCLATFNKAKDMRKANAK, translated from the coding sequence GTGAACAGTTTTGATGAAATATTACACGAGGCAAGGGGCGATAACTGGATCAGGCGCTTCGCTGTTTTCTGCCGCGTATCGCTGGCTGTGGGCTTTCTTGTGGCGGGGTACGTTAAGATCATAGGCGAACGGTTCGCCGCCGGTCTGCCGTCAAATAATCCCCTGGGGCATTATTTCGATGCCCTGCATACCACCGGGTATTACTATACTTTCATCGGTATCGGGCAAATCATCGTTGCCATATTATTACTTATCCCGCGCACAGCGTTGCTTGGCGCGCTGATGTATTTTCCGATTATTATTAATATTTGTGTACTTACCTACGCTACCCGTTTTGATGGCACCCGGATAATCACATTGATGGTATTGGCAAACCTGTTTCTATTAGTTTGGGATTATGACCGTATAAAGCACATCCTGCCTTTCGGGCGGTCGGCAACCGATCCTTCGGTCGCAAAACAACCTGTGGGCAAGCGCCTGAGGCTGATATTTTTCGGGGGGGGCTTCGCGATAGCAGCCTTTGTTATCGCCGGCACTTTTTATTTATTTGAGATAGTGCCGGGCAACTCCGAAGCGGAGTGCCGCAACCAATGCGCGGGCAGCAAAAACCCGGCGGCATGCCAGGCTTTTTGCAATTGTATATATAAACAAGGCCAGCCATTGGATAGTTGCCTGGCTACTTTTAATAAAGCCAAAGATATGCGCAAGGCTAATGCAAAGTGA
- a CDS encoding pyridoxal phosphate-dependent aminotransferase, with protein sequence MSVLSDRINNLAESATIKMAKMGRELAAQGVDVISLSFGEPDFHTPEHVKEAAKKAMDDNFTYYTPVAGYPDLRKAISKKLKDENNLDYDPSQIVVSTGAKQAIANAVLCLVNPGEEVIIPTPYWVSYSEVVKLAEGKSVFIDTTVETNFKITPQQLEAAITPKSKLFMFSSPCNPTGSVYSKAELEGLAKVFEKHPDIYILSDEIYEHINFIGGHESIAQFDSIKDRVVIINGFSKAYAMTGWRIGYTASNKDIAAACDKMQGQITSGTCSITQRAGTAAYEGGLESVLKMREQFQKRRDIVYKLLSEVEGLKVNLPEGAFYFFPNVTEFFGKSYNGRTINNSDDLSLYLLQEGHVATVGGDSFGDPKSIRLSYAAAEDKLVEAMRRIKEALGKLQ encoded by the coding sequence ATGAGCGTATTAAGCGACAGGATAAATAACCTGGCAGAGTCGGCAACCATTAAAATGGCCAAAATGGGCCGCGAACTGGCTGCCCAGGGTGTTGATGTAATTAGTTTAAGCTTCGGCGAGCCCGATTTCCATACTCCAGAGCACGTAAAGGAAGCCGCTAAAAAGGCAATGGATGATAACTTTACCTATTACACACCCGTTGCCGGTTACCCTGATCTGCGTAAGGCCATCTCCAAAAAGCTGAAAGACGAGAACAACCTGGATTACGACCCGAGTCAGATCGTAGTTTCAACCGGTGCCAAGCAGGCTATTGCCAATGCGGTTTTATGTTTGGTTAACCCCGGCGAGGAAGTAATTATTCCTACGCCTTATTGGGTATCCTACTCGGAAGTGGTGAAACTGGCCGAAGGCAAAAGCGTATTTATTGATACCACCGTTGAAACAAACTTTAAAATAACCCCTCAGCAATTAGAAGCGGCTATAACGCCGAAAAGCAAGCTGTTCATGTTCTCGTCGCCATGCAACCCAACCGGTAGCGTTTACAGCAAAGCCGAACTGGAGGGCCTGGCAAAAGTGTTTGAAAAGCACCCGGACATCTACATCCTGAGCGATGAGATCTACGAGCATATCAACTTTATCGGCGGGCACGAATCTATCGCCCAGTTTGATAGCATTAAAGACCGTGTGGTGATCATTAACGGCTTCAGTAAGGCTTACGCCATGACCGGCTGGAGGATTGGCTATACCGCATCTAACAAAGACATAGCGGCCGCCTGCGATAAAATGCAAGGTCAGATCACTTCGGGTACCTGTTCCATCACCCAGCGTGCCGGTACCGCCGCTTATGAGGGCGGATTGGAAAGCGTGCTGAAAATGCGCGAGCAATTCCAAAAACGCCGTGATATCGTGTACAAACTGTTAAGCGAGGTTGAGGGGCTGAAAGTGAACCTGCCTGAGGGCGCGTTTTATTTCTTCCCTAACGTAACCGAGTTTTTTGGTAAAAGCTATAATGGCCGTACCATTAACAATTCAGACGACCTGAGCTTATACCTGCTTCAGGAAGGCCACGTAGCCACCGTAGGCGGCGATTCCTTCGGCGATCCTAAATCTATCCGCCTGTCTTACGCGGCAGCCGAGGATAAGCTGGTAGAAGCTATGCGCAGGATCAAGGAAGCTTTGGGGAAATTGCAATAA
- a CDS encoding MBL fold metallo-hydrolase gives MNLHTIDTGLFKLDGGAMFGVVPKSIWQKTNPADDNNMCTWAMRCLLVEDGNRLILVDTGIGNKQSEKFFSHYYLHGDAALDTSLQKLGFHRNDITDVFLTHLHFDHVGGAVERVGETFAPAFKNATYWSNDKHWNWAVYPNEREKASFLTENIMPIQESGQLKFIDVQDGVSFTNNFSVRFVSGHTDSMMLPLINYKGRQILYMADLLPSVGHLPMPYVMGYDMFPLTTMTERHKYWNEAVNNDYILYLEHDPVNECCTLQQTEKGIRLKEAFKLSEL, from the coding sequence ATGAACTTACATACCATCGATACCGGCTTATTTAAATTAGACGGCGGCGCCATGTTTGGCGTGGTGCCCAAATCAATCTGGCAAAAAACCAACCCCGCCGACGATAATAACATGTGTACCTGGGCTATGCGTTGTCTGCTGGTTGAGGATGGTAACCGCCTGATCCTGGTAGACACCGGCATTGGCAACAAGCAAAGCGAGAAGTTCTTCAGCCACTATTATTTACATGGCGATGCCGCGCTGGATACATCGCTGCAAAAGCTGGGCTTCCATCGCAATGATATTACTGATGTATTTTTAACCCATCTTCATTTCGATCATGTAGGCGGAGCGGTTGAACGTGTTGGCGAAACCTTTGCCCCTGCTTTTAAAAACGCTACCTACTGGAGTAATGATAAACACTGGAACTGGGCCGTATACCCCAACGAGCGTGAAAAGGCATCGTTCCTTACCGAAAACATTATGCCGATACAGGAAAGCGGACAACTAAAGTTTATTGATGTGCAGGATGGCGTGTCATTCACCAATAATTTCAGCGTACGCTTTGTATCGGGCCATACCGATTCGATGATGCTGCCGCTGATCAACTATAAGGGCAGACAAATTTTGTACATGGCCGATTTGCTTCCATCCGTTGGGCACCTGCCCATGCCATATGTAATGGGCTACGATATGTTCCCGCTTACTACCATGACCGAACGGCATAAATACTGGAACGAGGCTGTAAATAACGACTACATCCTATACCTGGAACACGACCCGGTTAACGAGTGCTGCACCCTGCAGCAAACCGAGAAAGGGATCAGGCTTAAGGAGGCGTTTAAATTATCGGAATTGTAG
- a CDS encoding DUF1573 domain-containing protein — translation MKLKKLIVYTSGLLVTGMLGGFLLTGCNNANKNTTNSIAADSIYRAGQLKPSDTIIKHTFYIKNTGTANLVIDSVAGSCSCVAINWEKKPVKPGDSGFINVTVQSDTSDRKGHKMQQVVVKTNATKPFSVFQIHYTR, via the coding sequence GTGAAATTAAAGAAGCTTATAGTTTACACCAGTGGTTTGCTGGTAACGGGAATGTTAGGCGGCTTTTTGCTGACAGGCTGCAATAATGCCAATAAAAATACCACAAATAGCATAGCTGCAGATTCTATATACCGTGCAGGCCAGTTAAAACCTTCAGATACGATAATTAAGCACACCTTTTATATTAAAAATACCGGCACGGCCAACCTTGTAATTGATAGTGTAGCAGGATCGTGCAGTTGTGTTGCTATAAACTGGGAAAAAAAACCTGTAAAACCCGGCGACAGCGGATTTATTAATGTAACCGTTCAATCAGACACTTCGGACAGAAAGGGGCACAAGATGCAGCAGGTTGTCGTAAAAACAAACGCCACAAAACCATTTTCGGTTTTCCAGATACACTACACCCGTTAA
- a CDS encoding TlpA family protein disulfide reductase: MKNTTISLSSYKIILIPVVFLLELSLFFVAVKYFGQQTGVLVASLSIPPIMFFVTKQFFPEVVAPRWLALTFWGFILELSTYPFRGYFGGMQASTLCGFAICLIATFLLIRKDRENTEPWLIALYILIGVSVIQLPVRIYDFTGTLISLPDYLAHVLGVVVGLLLYHRHKIVQTINLSISILLVLFVYFYGYSMWETKLAYGTFTGKVYKKIPVDLRLTDINNTAVTAKKGKLTIMDLWFVRCGACFEAFPEFQKYYNQHKNNPNLQFYTVNQPSSGENVSESFKMLKQRGYTFPMATAGYDNTMVRSLGIRAFPTTIVIDQQGFVVYEGDTKGAMATVNNLLQGGISMAE, translated from the coding sequence ATGAAGAACACTACCATAAGCTTAAGCTCTTATAAAATAATATTGATACCGGTTGTTTTTCTGCTTGAATTATCCCTGTTTTTTGTAGCAGTTAAATATTTTGGTCAGCAGACTGGCGTTTTGGTCGCATCGCTGAGCATCCCGCCAATCATGTTCTTCGTAACAAAGCAATTTTTTCCCGAAGTTGTTGCCCCCCGGTGGCTGGCGCTTACCTTTTGGGGTTTCATCTTAGAACTTTCCACCTATCCGTTTAGGGGGTATTTTGGTGGGATGCAGGCTAGCACACTTTGCGGCTTTGCGATATGTCTTATAGCTACGTTTCTCCTCATCAGGAAAGACAGGGAAAATACGGAACCATGGCTGATAGCACTTTATATATTAATAGGCGTATCCGTTATACAACTCCCTGTAAGGATATATGATTTTACCGGTACATTAATATCCCTACCCGATTATTTGGCACACGTCCTGGGGGTAGTAGTCGGCCTTTTATTATATCACCGCCACAAAATAGTGCAAACAATAAACCTTTCTATTTCGATATTACTGGTTTTGTTCGTCTATTTTTACGGATACAGCATGTGGGAAACAAAATTGGCTTATGGTACTTTTACCGGTAAGGTTTATAAAAAAATCCCAGTCGATTTAAGACTAACGGATATCAATAACACGGCTGTTACTGCAAAAAAAGGGAAGCTGACTATTATGGATCTTTGGTTTGTAAGATGCGGGGCTTGCTTTGAAGCATTTCCTGAGTTTCAAAAGTATTATAACCAGCATAAAAACAATCCTAACTTACAATTTTATACGGTTAACCAGCCTTCGAGCGGTGAAAACGTATCAGAGAGTTTTAAAATGCTTAAACAACGTGGTTATACCTTCCCTATGGCCACCGCGGGATACGACAATACCATGGTACGGTCTTTGGGCATACGCGCTTTCCCTACCACTATAGTAATAGACCAGCAAGGCTTTGTTGTTTACGAGGGCGATACAAAAGGCGCTATGGCCACGGTTAATAATCTTTTACAAGGCGGTATATCCATGGCTGAGTAA
- a CDS encoding bacteriocin fulvocin C-related protein → MKKVLLTLTAVVIFFFTSCKKEAATTTDTTITTPAEYTLTAQNVANIDGVKNLSNQEQKKIAFGLLSPIEKYGAWVENARIASANFTPQQKLLAVELVSFLTPQLFNTGNNNGNNKGQAATFRDNWLKKAKALLTHDQIESLAYKLFGATDAKSDLKINLAAQGIPNCNCNTNSDYGCEGTACHRDDDMQECKNQTSWGCGFCILWACDNTCIILPKIPTD, encoded by the coding sequence ATGAAAAAAGTATTACTAACGTTAACTGCAGTAGTAATCTTCTTTTTTACAAGCTGTAAAAAAGAAGCTGCTACTACTACTGATACCACTATTACTACACCTGCCGAATATACCTTAACAGCCCAAAACGTGGCTAATATTGACGGCGTTAAAAACTTATCTAACCAGGAGCAGAAAAAAATAGCTTTTGGCTTGTTGTCGCCAATTGAAAAATATGGCGCCTGGGTAGAAAATGCAAGGATCGCATCGGCAAATTTTACACCGCAACAAAAATTACTCGCAGTTGAACTTGTAAGTTTCCTTACACCGCAGTTATTTAATACCGGGAATAATAATGGGAACAACAAAGGTCAGGCTGCTACTTTTCGGGATAACTGGTTAAAGAAAGCGAAAGCCTTGTTAACGCATGATCAAATAGAATCATTAGCTTATAAATTATTTGGCGCAACCGACGCCAAAAGCGATTTAAAAATAAATTTAGCTGCTCAAGGCATACCTAATTGTAATTGTAATACTAACTCTGACTATGGTTGTGAAGGAACCGCCTGCCACAGAGATGACGATATGCAGGAATGTAAAAACCAGACGAGTTGGGGTTGTGGTTTTTGTATACTTTGGGCATGCGACAACACCTGTATCATACTGCCAAAAATTCCGACTGACTAA
- a CDS encoding GatB/YqeY domain-containing protein — translation MSLITTIDQDIKQAMLAKQDVKLRGLRAIKSALLLARTEKGASEEISEETEIKVLQKLIKQRKESADIYKAQNREDLYKIEAEEMEVIEVYLPKQMDRADIEAFIKDLIGRVGATSVKDMGKVMGAANKELAGKADGRTISEVVKQLLA, via the coding sequence ATGTCACTAATAACTACTATAGACCAGGACATCAAGCAAGCCATGCTGGCCAAACAGGATGTTAAACTACGGGGCCTGCGCGCCATTAAATCGGCATTGCTATTGGCCCGTACAGAAAAAGGCGCATCGGAAGAGATCAGCGAAGAAACCGAGATCAAGGTGTTGCAGAAACTCATTAAACAACGTAAGGAATCGGCTGATATCTACAAGGCGCAAAACCGCGAAGACCTTTACAAAATAGAGGCCGAAGAAATGGAAGTGATAGAAGTTTACCTGCCAAAGCAAATGGACAGGGCGGATATAGAGGCGTTTATTAAAGATCTGATCGGCAGGGTAGGTGCTACTTCTGTTAAAGATATGGGCAAAGTAATGGGCGCCGCCAATAAAGAACTGGCAGGCAAAGCCGATGGCCGGACGATATCGGAAGTGGTAAAACAATTATTGGCATAA
- a CDS encoding CoA transferase subunit A: MNKVVNNADEAIHDINNGAVLMVGGFGLCGLPENCIAALVKKNVNGLTCISNNAGVDDFGIGLMLKQRQVKKMISSYVGENAEFERQLLSGELEVELIPQGTLATRCLAAGYGMPAIFTPAGIGTEVAEGKEVRNFNGKDYLMEMAFNADFAIVKAWKGDTTGNLVYRSTARNFNPVMAMAGKVTIAEVEELVPAGELDPDHIHTPGIYVHRIFEGKDYEKRIEQRTVRAES, translated from the coding sequence ATGAACAAAGTAGTAAACAATGCCGATGAGGCCATACACGATATTAATAACGGCGCGGTGCTGATGGTAGGTGGCTTCGGCCTTTGCGGCCTGCCCGAAAATTGCATTGCCGCCCTGGTGAAGAAGAATGTGAACGGGCTCACCTGTATATCTAACAATGCCGGGGTTGATGACTTTGGCATCGGCCTGATGCTGAAGCAGCGCCAGGTAAAGAAAATGATATCATCGTACGTAGGCGAAAATGCCGAGTTTGAACGCCAGTTGCTCAGCGGCGAACTGGAGGTGGAATTGATCCCGCAGGGTACTTTAGCCACCCGTTGCTTGGCTGCGGGTTACGGCATGCCGGCTATATTTACGCCGGCAGGTATCGGTACCGAAGTAGCTGAGGGTAAAGAAGTGCGCAACTTTAACGGGAAAGATTACCTGATGGAAATGGCATTTAATGCCGACTTTGCCATTGTAAAAGCCTGGAAAGGCGATACCACGGGCAACCTCGTGTACCGCTCTACCGCGCGCAACTTTAACCCGGTAATGGCTATGGCAGGCAAGGTAACCATTGCCGAGGTTGAAGAACTGGTGCCCGCCGGGGAACTCGACCCCGACCACATTCATACGCCGGGCATCTACGTGCATCGTATTTTTGAGGGTAAGGATTACGAGAAAAGGATAGAGCAGCGCACTGTTAGAGCAGAAAGCTAA